The Triticum aestivum cultivar Chinese Spring chromosome 3A, IWGSC CS RefSeq v2.1, whole genome shotgun sequence genome includes a region encoding these proteins:
- the LOC123063290 gene encoding uncharacterized protein, with protein sequence MPRPAPISLQLRPSVPATMARLATTAVLLLSLLAVASCRVLETISDDQGSSNSVLLTQDDQADAAVAEVTLPALPTPAVTVEEDVLRLPSHRRPCHLHRHLWWARHHGLSHHRGAFSGPGEARVHPSVVDVVPTELARGEDQETELEAVAEPDPDSRPDTDAAEKLFHGEEEEDAAKGWKVEMIRRFRHGIRFHHRHHLRHHHEEDGEEHDDHEQDKDEGASMNLFGRFHHRHHLRHHHDQDVEEEDDHQQDKDEGPKMKLFRRFHHHHAHDSDNEVDEVEELARRLSEAIMRRRFSHGGPRQHHHHHHGAEGGVKNWFKGLMNRF encoded by the coding sequence ATGCCCCGGCCCGCTCCCATCTCACTCCAGCTGAGACCTTCTGTTCCTGCTACAATGGCACGTCTCGCCACCACCGCcgtgctcctcctctccctccttgccGTCGCCAGCTGCCGCGTCCTTGAGACCATCTCCGACGACCAGGGCTCATCCAACTCCGTCCTCCTCACTCAAGATGATCAGGCGGATGCTGCTGTTGCTGAGGTGACCCTTCCGGCTTTGCCCACCCCGGCAGTCACGGTGGAAGAGGACGTGCTCCGGCTCCCGTCCCACCGCCGCCCCTGCCACCTCCACCGTCACCTCTGGTGGGCGCGCCACCACGGCCTCTCTCACCACCGCGGCGCGTTCTCCGGTCCGGGCGAGGCCCGCGTCCATCCCTCCGTCGTCGACGTCGTGCCCACCGAGCTTGCCCGCGGGGAAGACCAAGAGACCGAGCTGGAGGCGGTCGCGGAGCCTGACCCCGACTCACGCCCGGACACCGACGCCGCCGAGAAGCTGTTTcatggcgaggaggaggaagacgcagCCAAGGGGTGGAAGGTGGAGATGATCAGGAGGTTCCGCCACGGCATCCGCTTCCACCACCGTCACCATCTTCGCCACCACCACGAGGAGGACGGGGAGGAGCACGACGACCACGAGCAGGACAAGGATGAAGGCGCGAGCATGAACCTGTTCGGACGcttccaccaccgccaccatctTCGTCACCATCACGACCAGGacgtggaggaggaggacgaccacCAGCAGGACAAGGATGAAGGCCCGAAGATGAAGCTGTTCCGAcgtttccaccaccaccacgcgcaTGACAGCGACAACGAGGTCGACGAGGTGGAAGAACTGGCTAGGAGGCTGAGCGAGGCGATCATGAGAAGGAGGTTCAGCCATGGCGGCCCccgccagcaccaccaccaccaccatggagCGGAGGGCGGGGTGAAGAACTGGTTCAAGGGCCTCATGAACCGATTCTAG
- the LOC123059193 gene encoding cytochrome c1-2, heme protein, mitochondrial isoform X2, protein MAAGRGISQLLKKAFRQHSYDSSLLSSFRINHPEGASGFTGLKALAILGVGASGLLSFGTIASADEAEHGLESPSYPWPHEGILSSYDHASIRRGHQVYQQVCASCHSMSLISYRDLVGVAYTEEETKAMTAEIEVVDGPNDEGEMFTRPGKLSDRLPQPYANEQAARFSNGGAYPPDLSLITKARHNGQNYVFSLLTGYRDPPAGVSIREGLHYNPYFPGGAIAMPKMLSDGAVEYEDGTPATEAQMGKDVVSFLSWAAEPEMEERKLMGVKWIFLLSLALMQAAYYRRMKWSVYKSRKLVLDVVN, encoded by the exons ATGGCTGCTGGGAGGGGCATCAGCCAGCTTCTGAAGAAAGCATTTCGCCAGCACTCATAT GATTCATCTCTTCTTTCTTCATTCCGGATAAATCATCCAGAAGGAGCCTCTGGCTTCACTGGACTGAAAGCATTGGCTATTCTTGGAGTTGGTGCTTCTGGCCTTTTAAGCTTTGGTACAATAGCGTCAGCTGATGAAGCAGAGCATGGGCTAGAATCTCCGAGCTATCCCTGGCCACATGAAGGCATCCTTAGTTCTTATGATCACGCATC AATAAGGCGTGGACACCAAGTTTATCAGCAAGTGTGTGCCTCCTGTCACTCGATGTCCCTGATCTCGTACCGAGACCTGGTTGGTGTTGCCTACACAGAGGAGGAAACAAAAGCAATGACCGCTGAGATTGAGGTGGTTGATGGGCCAAATGATGAAGGCGAAATGTTCACACGCCCGGGTAAGCTGAGCGACCGTCTGCCGCAACCATATGCGAATGAGCAAGCGGCTCGATTTTCAAATGGTGGAGCATACCCCCCAGACCTCAGCTTGATTACAAAG GCCAGGCACAATGGTCAGAACTACGTTTTTTCTCTTCTTACTGGTTACCGTGATCCACCTGCTGGCGTCTCG ATTCGTGAAGGCTTGCATTACAATCCCTACTTTCCTGGTGGCGCCATAGCCATGCCCAAGATGCTTAGTGATGGAGCTGTCGAGTATGAAGACGGTACTCCTGCAACGGAAGCTCAG ATGGGTAAAGATGTTGTCTCATTCTTGTCATGGGCAGCTGAGCCTGAGATGGAAGAGAGAAAGCTG ATGGGAGTCAAATGGATCTTCCTACTCTCGCTCGCGCTTATGCAAGCTGCTTATTACCGGCGCATGAAGTGGTCGGTCTACAAGTCCCGCAAGCTGGTCCTTGATGTGGTCAATTGA
- the LOC123059195 gene encoding putative F-box protein At1g30920, with the protein MATGSMEAALMSDPTIKLPDDLLVEVISRVPYKSTRCCKCVSTRWRDLISHPDHREKLPRSTLAGFFYKTYGMGRDSRLPHVYQSVSGNWCPLDASLSFLPECGELDILDCCNGLLLCRRRTAPKSWDDPGTLEYVVCNPATERWVSVPEYSLFVNDARLGFDPAISSHFHVFELVTAVALDLNNKYDYRIEEVGIYSSKAGGWTHQIVWDNSIEILCLSGGAFFNGVLYLRSDSNTVAAIDVQGNYRIIPIPTSPDARGVPNVYVSRGQLYLTDHASSELSIWVLEDSINENCWTLKLKVSYMQLVGVEYSSAGEHYSVISAHPEDNVIIVESASRIFPQMKLLSYKMDSREPRFVCDLGRNSRCPYLPYVPLFSESLADGH; encoded by the coding sequence ATGGCGACGGGATCCATGGAGGCGGCCCTCATGAGCGATCCGACGATCAAGCTCCCCGACGACCTCCTGGTCGAGGTCATCTCGCGTGTGCCCTACAAGTCCACCCGCTGCTGCAAGTGCGTCTCCACGCGCTGGCGGGACCTCATCTCCCACCCCGATCACCGCGAGAAGCTTCCCCGGTCGACCCTCGCCGGCTTCTTCTACAAAACCTACGGCATGGGCCGCGATTCACGGCTTCCTCATGTTTACCAAAGCGTCTCGGGGAACTGGTGCCCTCTTGACGCCTCACTCTCGTTCCTACCTGAATGCGGGGAGCTCGACATCTTGGATTGCTGCAACGGCCTCCTCCTCTGCCGACGCCGGACTGCCCCCAAGTCGTGGGATGACCCTGGTACTTTGGAGTACGTGGTGTGCAATCCTGCTACTGAGAGATGGGTATCCGTGCCCGAGTATTCCTTGTTCGTGAACGATGCTCGCCTGGGATTCGACCCGGCCATCTCCTCCCACTTCCATGTGTTCGAGTTGGTAACTGCCGTGGCTTTGGATCTGAATAATAAGTATGATTATCGCATCGAAGAGGTGGGGATATACTCTTCCAAAGCTGGTGGTTGGACGCATCAAATTGTTTGGGACAATTCAATTGAGATACTCTGCTTATCAGGTGGCGCATTTTTCAACGGAGTGTTGTATTTACGTTCTGATAGTAATACAGTTGCAGCCATCGACGTGCAGGGTAATTATAGGATCATTCCTATTCCTACTTCACCTGATGCTCGTGGTGTTCCTAATGTTTATGTATCACGAGGACAATTGTATCTCACAGATCATGCTTCTTCTGAACTGTCAATCTGGGTTCTTGAAGATTCTATTAATGAAAATTGTTGGACATTGAAGCTCAAAGTCAGCTACATGCAACTGGTCGGAGTAGAGTATTCAAGCGCCGGGGAACATTATAGTGTTATCTCAGCCCACCCAGAAGACAATGTGATAATTGTAGAATCTGCATCGAGGATCTTTCCGCAGATGAAATTATTGTCATACAAAATGGATTCGAGGGAGCCGCGTTTCGTATGTGATCTTGGACGGAATTCAAGGTGCCCTTATCTTCCATATGTTCCTTTGTTCTCGGAGTCATTAGCGGATGGGCACTAA
- the LOC123059193 gene encoding cytochrome c1-2, heme protein, mitochondrial isoform X1, whose amino-acid sequence MLIDLFWISDATWQMAAGRGISQLLKKAFRQHSYDSSLLSSFRINHPEGASGFTGLKALAILGVGASGLLSFGTIASADEAEHGLESPSYPWPHEGILSSYDHASIRRGHQVYQQVCASCHSMSLISYRDLVGVAYTEEETKAMTAEIEVVDGPNDEGEMFTRPGKLSDRLPQPYANEQAARFSNGGAYPPDLSLITKARHNGQNYVFSLLTGYRDPPAGVSIREGLHYNPYFPGGAIAMPKMLSDGAVEYEDGTPATEAQMGKDVVSFLSWAAEPEMEERKLMGVKWIFLLSLALMQAAYYRRMKWSVYKSRKLVLDVVN is encoded by the exons ATGTTAATCGACCTGTTTTGGATATCTGATGCAACGTGGCAGATGGCTGCTGGGAGGGGCATCAGCCAGCTTCTGAAGAAAGCATTTCGCCAGCACTCATAT GATTCATCTCTTCTTTCTTCATTCCGGATAAATCATCCAGAAGGAGCCTCTGGCTTCACTGGACTGAAAGCATTGGCTATTCTTGGAGTTGGTGCTTCTGGCCTTTTAAGCTTTGGTACAATAGCGTCAGCTGATGAAGCAGAGCATGGGCTAGAATCTCCGAGCTATCCCTGGCCACATGAAGGCATCCTTAGTTCTTATGATCACGCATC AATAAGGCGTGGACACCAAGTTTATCAGCAAGTGTGTGCCTCCTGTCACTCGATGTCCCTGATCTCGTACCGAGACCTGGTTGGTGTTGCCTACACAGAGGAGGAAACAAAAGCAATGACCGCTGAGATTGAGGTGGTTGATGGGCCAAATGATGAAGGCGAAATGTTCACACGCCCGGGTAAGCTGAGCGACCGTCTGCCGCAACCATATGCGAATGAGCAAGCGGCTCGATTTTCAAATGGTGGAGCATACCCCCCAGACCTCAGCTTGATTACAAAG GCCAGGCACAATGGTCAGAACTACGTTTTTTCTCTTCTTACTGGTTACCGTGATCCACCTGCTGGCGTCTCG ATTCGTGAAGGCTTGCATTACAATCCCTACTTTCCTGGTGGCGCCATAGCCATGCCCAAGATGCTTAGTGATGGAGCTGTCGAGTATGAAGACGGTACTCCTGCAACGGAAGCTCAG ATGGGTAAAGATGTTGTCTCATTCTTGTCATGGGCAGCTGAGCCTGAGATGGAAGAGAGAAAGCTG ATGGGAGTCAAATGGATCTTCCTACTCTCGCTCGCGCTTATGCAAGCTGCTTATTACCGGCGCATGAAGTGGTCGGTCTACAAGTCCCGCAAGCTGGTCCTTGATGTGGTCAATTGA